A window from Bordetella petrii encodes these proteins:
- a CDS encoding LysR family transcriptional regulator, whose protein sequence is MHDLDSPMLDLRNIRCFVVAAEHGSLSSAASALGIAQSALSRQVSQLESLLGCRLFHRTGRGVSLTEIGQSILPRAHAMLQAAGQLVDDVLAQRNHPAGSVTIGVLPGLSRPLMSRVLKRLLAAYPDIRLKAVEAYSGEVENMLADGRADIGIFNRYRPMQRQAREAVFSAPLYLVGRTGALALARQPVRLAAMTRVPLVLPARPNGMRSYLDEVCNRRGLKLNVVLEATSGTLIREVVLNCEVYSLLPYHAVADEIRAGTLAMASIKDPVLRQTAFVDTTRKHPLSNASRAVLKVVLEEMRALETVAESGAHPHAFF, encoded by the coding sequence ATGCATGATTTAGATAGCCCGATGCTGGACCTGAGAAACATCCGCTGCTTCGTCGTCGCCGCCGAGCACGGCAGCCTCAGCAGCGCGGCCAGCGCGCTGGGCATCGCACAGTCGGCCCTCAGCCGGCAAGTGTCGCAGCTGGAGTCCCTGCTGGGCTGCCGGCTGTTCCACCGCACCGGGCGCGGCGTGTCGCTGACGGAAATCGGGCAATCCATCCTGCCGCGCGCGCATGCCATGCTGCAGGCCGCGGGCCAGCTGGTGGACGACGTGCTGGCCCAGCGCAACCATCCGGCGGGCAGCGTCACGATCGGCGTGCTGCCGGGGCTGTCGCGCCCGCTCATGAGCCGTGTGCTGAAACGCCTGCTGGCCGCCTACCCGGATATCCGCCTGAAGGCCGTCGAGGCCTACAGCGGCGAAGTCGAGAACATGCTGGCCGACGGCCGCGCCGATATCGGCATTTTCAACCGCTACCGGCCCATGCAGCGCCAGGCGCGCGAAGCCGTGTTCAGCGCGCCGCTGTACCTGGTGGGCCGGACGGGCGCGCTCGCCCTGGCCAGGCAGCCGGTCCGGCTGGCCGCGATGACGCGGGTGCCCCTGGTACTGCCGGCCCGGCCCAATGGCATGCGCTCGTACCTGGACGAGGTCTGCAACCGCCGGGGCCTGAAGCTGAACGTGGTGCTCGAAGCGACCAGCGGCACGCTGATCAGGGAGGTCGTGCTCAATTGCGAGGTATACAGCCTGTTGCCCTACCATGCGGTGGCCGACGAAATACGCGCGGGCACGCTGGCCATGGCGTCCATCAAGGATCCCGTCCTTCGGCAGACTGCGTTCGTCGACACCACGCGCAAGCATCCGCTGTCGAACGCATCGCGGGCGGTGCTGAAGGTGGTGCTGGAAGAAATGCGCGCGCTGGAGACGGTGGCGGAGAGCGGCGCACATCCACACGCATTTTTTTGA
- a CDS encoding CaiB/BaiF CoA transferase family protein, with the protein MKGLRVLDLSTVYAGPFAATMLGDLGADVLKVELPGVGDSLRSLPPYKNGVPLWWKVTNRNKRGITIDLRRPEGRELLGRLLPDYDVLVENFRPGKLDGWGITKDWLHGINPDLTILRVTGFGQSGPYSHRPGFARVFEAMTGFTNICGEADGPPLHLGFPIADAVAGLFGAVGVLAALYQRHAGGATKGEEIDCSLMESMFRIMEFLPIEYDQLGIVRQRSGSFSQYAAPGNIYKTRDGKWASIAASTQSIYERFCRALGRADLIADERFLANPGRVANRQALDAIIRDEIARHTLDELSARLDENEVGFSPIYDIADIFADPHFAARKALVEVPDGELGSVRMQSVAPVFMNSPGAVRHAGPSIGQHNDDVLQALGLRHEEIASLKGAGVI; encoded by the coding sequence TTGAAAGGCCTGCGTGTGCTCGACCTGTCCACGGTGTACGCGGGCCCGTTCGCGGCGACCATGCTGGGCGACCTGGGCGCCGATGTGCTGAAGGTGGAATTGCCCGGCGTGGGCGATTCGCTGCGCAGCTTGCCGCCGTACAAGAACGGCGTGCCCCTGTGGTGGAAGGTGACCAACCGCAACAAGCGCGGCATCACCATCGACCTGCGCCGCCCGGAAGGCCGCGAACTGCTGGGCCGGCTGCTGCCGGACTACGATGTGCTGGTCGAGAACTTCCGGCCGGGAAAACTGGACGGCTGGGGCATCACCAAGGACTGGCTGCACGGGATCAATCCCGACTTGACCATTCTGCGCGTTACCGGCTTCGGCCAGAGCGGCCCTTACAGCCATCGCCCCGGTTTCGCGCGGGTGTTCGAAGCCATGACCGGCTTCACCAATATCTGCGGCGAGGCCGACGGCCCGCCGCTACACCTGGGCTTTCCCATTGCCGATGCGGTGGCCGGGCTGTTCGGCGCTGTCGGCGTGCTGGCCGCCCTGTACCAGCGCCACGCGGGGGGCGCGACGAAAGGCGAGGAAATCGACTGCTCGCTGATGGAGTCCATGTTCCGGATCATGGAGTTCCTGCCCATCGAATACGACCAGCTGGGCATTGTACGGCAGCGTTCCGGCAGTTTCAGCCAGTACGCCGCGCCGGGCAACATCTACAAGACGCGCGATGGCAAATGGGCGTCGATTGCCGCATCCACCCAGAGTATCTACGAACGCTTCTGCCGCGCCCTGGGCCGGGCGGACCTGATCGCCGACGAGCGCTTCCTGGCCAATCCCGGACGCGTGGCGAACCGGCAGGCGCTCGACGCCATCATCCGGGACGAGATCGCCAGGCACACGCTGGATGAGCTGAGCGCCAGGCTGGACGAGAACGAAGTCGGGTTCAGCCCCATCTACGACATCGCCGACATCTTCGCGGACCCGCACTTCGCCGCCCGCAAGGCCCTGGTGGAAGTGCCGGACGGCGAACTGGGCAGCGTGCGCATGCAGAGCGTGGCGCCGGTGTTCATGAATTCGCCCGGGGCGGTGCGGCATGCCGGCCCTTCCATCGGGCAACACAATGACGACGTGCTGCAGGCGCTGGGACTGCGTCATGAAGAGATCGCATCGCTGAAGGGAGCGGGCGTGATTTGA
- a CDS encoding Bug family tripartite tricarboxylate transporter substrate binding protein, producing MKMLAKWMAAATLAVAAASPAWAAYPDKPVTMIIGYPPGQATDIVGRLVAEKLAEKLGQPFIVENKPGQGASLALAQLAKAKPDGYTMVLSATAAYVTNPHLYKSVGYDTLKDFTPIGTLIDFPLLMVARPDAPFDDFPGFLKYAKAHPGELDHTSSGSGTLSHLGMELLQRETGTKLVHVPYKGSARAMTDIAAGNVDVGIETVTVTKPFIESGRLKLLAVTVPERLKLFPDTPTLDELGVKGFDVAAWLGMAFPAGTPDACVKTINDQLQAILRDPEVAAKLESLGALPRPSTPEEFADLLKREYATWGEIVKQSGAKVD from the coding sequence ATGAAGATGCTTGCCAAGTGGATGGCGGCCGCCACGCTGGCCGTTGCCGCCGCGTCGCCCGCATGGGCGGCCTACCCCGACAAACCGGTGACCATGATCATCGGATATCCGCCGGGCCAGGCGACCGACATCGTGGGCCGCCTGGTGGCGGAAAAACTGGCGGAGAAACTAGGCCAGCCGTTCATCGTGGAAAACAAGCCCGGCCAGGGCGCCAGCCTGGCGCTGGCCCAGCTGGCCAAGGCCAAACCCGACGGCTACACCATGGTGCTTTCGGCCACCGCGGCCTACGTCACCAATCCGCACCTGTACAAGTCGGTCGGCTACGACACGCTGAAAGACTTCACGCCCATTGGTACCCTGATCGATTTTCCGCTGCTGATGGTGGCCCGCCCCGATGCGCCGTTCGACGACTTCCCGGGTTTCCTGAAGTATGCCAAGGCCCACCCCGGCGAACTGGACCACACCTCGTCGGGCAGCGGCACGCTGTCGCACCTGGGCATGGAGCTATTGCAGCGGGAAACAGGCACCAAACTGGTCCATGTGCCCTACAAGGGCAGCGCGCGCGCCATGACGGACATCGCCGCCGGCAATGTGGACGTCGGCATCGAGACCGTGACGGTGACCAAGCCCTTTATCGAGTCGGGCCGCCTGAAGCTGCTGGCCGTGACCGTGCCCGAACGGCTGAAACTGTTCCCGGACACGCCCACGCTGGACGAGCTGGGCGTCAAGGGTTTCGACGTGGCTGCCTGGCTTGGCATGGCGTTTCCCGCCGGCACGCCCGATGCGTGCGTCAAGACCATCAACGACCAATTACAGGCCATTCTGCGCGACCCGGAGGTTGCCGCGAAGCTGGAATCGCTGGGCGCCCTGCCCCGGCCTTCGACCCCCGAAGAATTCGCCGATCTGCTGAAACGCGAATACGCGACCTGGGGCGAAATCGTGAAGCAATCCGGGGCGAAGGTGGATTAG